A genomic stretch from Mya arenaria isolate MELC-2E11 chromosome 10, ASM2691426v1 includes:
- the LOC128205623 gene encoding cell death abnormality protein 1-like isoform X1, translating to MRTSSAFWYARYRFSDAKVRKDGMMKMTGGTTLIAFTTLLLTLIFQAWCQDFSPYPCSYKCKKSMCDLHGNCMECADQNFTGSTCDRCIEGKYGYQCDLNCPLRCLSCDSATKCSSCKKGFNGLTCSVKMECPDNCYNDACLSSGICESCKNGFFGHYCNMFCSENCKYSTCSQDGTCINGCKEGFRGARCEQKTCPVNCNQNNRCFGCYVSNFGPSCSLTCSLCKDNECSEHHLKAVKCVSPNGGFIGCIQAYGQFILECETGYQWTDAGCIDASDASPIDKDNGDAAGTSGAAIGGVVGGGVSLLAIALAIGMFIRMWRRRRKDSNGGIEGDARADEEARTYEPLQKRTEQPIYQNANDNGTDNYAVLFADTNF from the exons ATGAGGACATCATCTGCATTTTGGTACGCCAGATATCGTTTTTCGGATGCCAAGGTTAG GAAAGACGGAATGATGAAGATGACAGGTGGAACGACCTTGATTGCATTCACAACACTTCTTCTGACATTAA TTTTCCAGGCGTGGTGCCAAGACTTTTCCCCGTACCCCTGCAGTTATAAGTGCAAAAAATCAATGTGCGACTTACATGGAAATTGCATGGAATGCGCTGACCAAAATTTCACTGGTAGTACATGTGATAGATGCATTGAAGGAAAATATGGGTATCAGTGTGACTTAAATTGCCCGCTAAGATGTTTATCTTGTGATTCTGCAACTAAATGTAGTTCATGTAAAAAAGGGTTTAATGGTCTCACGTGCTCCGTGAAGATGGAATGCCCTGATAATTGCTACAACGATGCTTGTTTAAGCTCGGGTATATGTGAATCATGCAAGAACGGATTCTTTGGGcattattgcaatatgttttgttcAGAAAATTGCAAATACAGTACTTGCTCTCAGGATGGTACTTGTATTAACGGCTGTAAGGAAGGATTTCGTGGAGCAAGATGTGAACAAAAGACTTGTCCTGTTAATTGCAATCAAAACAATAGGTGCTTTGGATGTTATGTTAGTAATTTCGGGCCTTCATGTTCTCTTACctgtagcttatgtaaagataACGAATGCTCAGAACACCATCTTAAAGCCGTGAAATGCGTCTCTCCTAACGGTGGATTTATTGGTTGCATTCAAGCGTACGGCCAATTCATACTTGAATGTGAGACTGGGTACCAATGGACAGATGCAGGATGTATTGAtg CATCCGACGCAAGCCCAATCGATAAAGACAATGGTGACGCTGCTGGAACGTCTGGAGCAGCAATAGGTGgcgttgttggtggtggtgtctCCCTTCTCGCAATTGCCCTTGCCATCGGGATGTTCATCCGTATGTGGAG AAGACGAAGAAAGGACAGTAACGGCGGCATAGAAGGAG ACGCTCGAGCAGACGAAGAAGCTAGAACATACGAACCGCTACAAAAACGGACAGAACAACCAATTTACCAGAATGCCAATGACAATGGCACTGACAATTATGCGGTGTTGTTTGCTGATACAAATTTTTAA
- the LOC128205623 gene encoding cell death abnormality protein 1-like isoform X5: MKDGMMKMTGGTTLIAFTTLLLTLIFQAWCQDFSPYPCSYKCKKSMCDLHGNCMECADQNFTGSTCDRCIEGKYGYQCDLNCPLRCLSCDSATKCSSCKKGFNGLTCSVKMECPDNCYNDACLSSGICESCKNGFFGHYCNMFCSENCKYSTCSQDGTCINGCKEGFRGARCEQKTCPVNCNQNNRCFGCYVSNFGPSCSLTCSLCKDNECSEHHLKAVKCVSPNGGFIGCIQAYGQFILECETGYQWTDAGCIDASDASPIDKDNGDAAGTSGAAIGGVVGGGVSLLAIALAIGMFIRMWRRRRKDSNGGIEGDARADEEARTYEPLQKRTEQPIYQNANDNGTDNYAVLFADTNF; the protein is encoded by the exons AT GAAAGACGGAATGATGAAGATGACAGGTGGAACGACCTTGATTGCATTCACAACACTTCTTCTGACATTAA TTTTCCAGGCGTGGTGCCAAGACTTTTCCCCGTACCCCTGCAGTTATAAGTGCAAAAAATCAATGTGCGACTTACATGGAAATTGCATGGAATGCGCTGACCAAAATTTCACTGGTAGTACATGTGATAGATGCATTGAAGGAAAATATGGGTATCAGTGTGACTTAAATTGCCCGCTAAGATGTTTATCTTGTGATTCTGCAACTAAATGTAGTTCATGTAAAAAAGGGTTTAATGGTCTCACGTGCTCCGTGAAGATGGAATGCCCTGATAATTGCTACAACGATGCTTGTTTAAGCTCGGGTATATGTGAATCATGCAAGAACGGATTCTTTGGGcattattgcaatatgttttgttcAGAAAATTGCAAATACAGTACTTGCTCTCAGGATGGTACTTGTATTAACGGCTGTAAGGAAGGATTTCGTGGAGCAAGATGTGAACAAAAGACTTGTCCTGTTAATTGCAATCAAAACAATAGGTGCTTTGGATGTTATGTTAGTAATTTCGGGCCTTCATGTTCTCTTACctgtagcttatgtaaagataACGAATGCTCAGAACACCATCTTAAAGCCGTGAAATGCGTCTCTCCTAACGGTGGATTTATTGGTTGCATTCAAGCGTACGGCCAATTCATACTTGAATGTGAGACTGGGTACCAATGGACAGATGCAGGATGTATTGAtg CATCCGACGCAAGCCCAATCGATAAAGACAATGGTGACGCTGCTGGAACGTCTGGAGCAGCAATAGGTGgcgttgttggtggtggtgtctCCCTTCTCGCAATTGCCCTTGCCATCGGGATGTTCATCCGTATGTGGAG AAGACGAAGAAAGGACAGTAACGGCGGCATAGAAGGAG ACGCTCGAGCAGACGAAGAAGCTAGAACATACGAACCGCTACAAAAACGGACAGAACAACCAATTTACCAGAATGCCAATGACAATGGCACTGACAATTATGCGGTGTTGTTTGCTGATACAAATTTTTAA
- the LOC128205623 gene encoding cell death abnormality protein 1-like isoform X3, with protein sequence MAPSKKDGMMKMTGGTTLIAFTTLLLTLIFQAWCQDFSPYPCSYKCKKSMCDLHGNCMECADQNFTGSTCDRCIEGKYGYQCDLNCPLRCLSCDSATKCSSCKKGFNGLTCSVKMECPDNCYNDACLSSGICESCKNGFFGHYCNMFCSENCKYSTCSQDGTCINGCKEGFRGARCEQKTCPVNCNQNNRCFGCYVSNFGPSCSLTCSLCKDNECSEHHLKAVKCVSPNGGFIGCIQAYGQFILECETGYQWTDAGCIDASDASPIDKDNGDAAGTSGAAIGGVVGGGVSLLAIALAIGMFIRMWRRRRKDSNGGIEGDARADEEARTYEPLQKRTEQPIYQNANDNGTDNYAVLFADTNF encoded by the exons ATGGCACCTTCAAA GAAAGACGGAATGATGAAGATGACAGGTGGAACGACCTTGATTGCATTCACAACACTTCTTCTGACATTAA TTTTCCAGGCGTGGTGCCAAGACTTTTCCCCGTACCCCTGCAGTTATAAGTGCAAAAAATCAATGTGCGACTTACATGGAAATTGCATGGAATGCGCTGACCAAAATTTCACTGGTAGTACATGTGATAGATGCATTGAAGGAAAATATGGGTATCAGTGTGACTTAAATTGCCCGCTAAGATGTTTATCTTGTGATTCTGCAACTAAATGTAGTTCATGTAAAAAAGGGTTTAATGGTCTCACGTGCTCCGTGAAGATGGAATGCCCTGATAATTGCTACAACGATGCTTGTTTAAGCTCGGGTATATGTGAATCATGCAAGAACGGATTCTTTGGGcattattgcaatatgttttgttcAGAAAATTGCAAATACAGTACTTGCTCTCAGGATGGTACTTGTATTAACGGCTGTAAGGAAGGATTTCGTGGAGCAAGATGTGAACAAAAGACTTGTCCTGTTAATTGCAATCAAAACAATAGGTGCTTTGGATGTTATGTTAGTAATTTCGGGCCTTCATGTTCTCTTACctgtagcttatgtaaagataACGAATGCTCAGAACACCATCTTAAAGCCGTGAAATGCGTCTCTCCTAACGGTGGATTTATTGGTTGCATTCAAGCGTACGGCCAATTCATACTTGAATGTGAGACTGGGTACCAATGGACAGATGCAGGATGTATTGAtg CATCCGACGCAAGCCCAATCGATAAAGACAATGGTGACGCTGCTGGAACGTCTGGAGCAGCAATAGGTGgcgttgttggtggtggtgtctCCCTTCTCGCAATTGCCCTTGCCATCGGGATGTTCATCCGTATGTGGAG AAGACGAAGAAAGGACAGTAACGGCGGCATAGAAGGAG ACGCTCGAGCAGACGAAGAAGCTAGAACATACGAACCGCTACAAAAACGGACAGAACAACCAATTTACCAGAATGCCAATGACAATGGCACTGACAATTATGCGGTGTTGTTTGCTGATACAAATTTTTAA
- the LOC128205623 gene encoding uncharacterized protein LOC128205623 isoform X7, whose product MRTSSAFWYARYRFSDAKVRKDGMMKMTGGTTLIAFTTLLLTLTSDASPIDKDNGDAAGTSGAAIGGVVGGGVSLLAIALAIGMFIRMWRRRRKDSNGGIEGDARADEEARTYEPLQKRTEQPIYQNANDNGTDNYAVLFADTNF is encoded by the exons ATGAGGACATCATCTGCATTTTGGTACGCCAGATATCGTTTTTCGGATGCCAAGGTTAG GAAAGACGGAATGATGAAGATGACAGGTGGAACGACCTTGATTGCATTCACAACACTTCTTCTGACATTAA CATCCGACGCAAGCCCAATCGATAAAGACAATGGTGACGCTGCTGGAACGTCTGGAGCAGCAATAGGTGgcgttgttggtggtggtgtctCCCTTCTCGCAATTGCCCTTGCCATCGGGATGTTCATCCGTATGTGGAG AAGACGAAGAAAGGACAGTAACGGCGGCATAGAAGGAG ACGCTCGAGCAGACGAAGAAGCTAGAACATACGAACCGCTACAAAAACGGACAGAACAACCAATTTACCAGAATGCCAATGACAATGGCACTGACAATTATGCGGTGTTGTTTGCTGATACAAATTTTTAA
- the LOC128205623 gene encoding uncharacterized protein LOC128205623 isoform X9, with product MPRKDGMMKMTGGTTLIAFTTLLLTLTSDASPIDKDNGDAAGTSGAAIGGVVGGGVSLLAIALAIGMFIRMWRRRRKDSNGGIEGDARADEEARTYEPLQKRTEQPIYQNANDNGTDNYAVLFADTNF from the exons ATGCCAAG GAAAGACGGAATGATGAAGATGACAGGTGGAACGACCTTGATTGCATTCACAACACTTCTTCTGACATTAA CATCCGACGCAAGCCCAATCGATAAAGACAATGGTGACGCTGCTGGAACGTCTGGAGCAGCAATAGGTGgcgttgttggtggtggtgtctCCCTTCTCGCAATTGCCCTTGCCATCGGGATGTTCATCCGTATGTGGAG AAGACGAAGAAAGGACAGTAACGGCGGCATAGAAGGAG ACGCTCGAGCAGACGAAGAAGCTAGAACATACGAACCGCTACAAAAACGGACAGAACAACCAATTTACCAGAATGCCAATGACAATGGCACTGACAATTATGCGGTGTTGTTTGCTGATACAAATTTTTAA
- the LOC128205623 gene encoding uncharacterized protein LOC128205623 isoform X8 — protein sequence MRTSSAFWKDGMMKMTGGTTLIAFTTLLLTLTSDASPIDKDNGDAAGTSGAAIGGVVGGGVSLLAIALAIGMFIRMWRRRRKDSNGGIEGDARADEEARTYEPLQKRTEQPIYQNANDNGTDNYAVLFADTNF from the exons ATGAGGACATCATCTGCATTTTG GAAAGACGGAATGATGAAGATGACAGGTGGAACGACCTTGATTGCATTCACAACACTTCTTCTGACATTAA CATCCGACGCAAGCCCAATCGATAAAGACAATGGTGACGCTGCTGGAACGTCTGGAGCAGCAATAGGTGgcgttgttggtggtggtgtctCCCTTCTCGCAATTGCCCTTGCCATCGGGATGTTCATCCGTATGTGGAG AAGACGAAGAAAGGACAGTAACGGCGGCATAGAAGGAG ACGCTCGAGCAGACGAAGAAGCTAGAACATACGAACCGCTACAAAAACGGACAGAACAACCAATTTACCAGAATGCCAATGACAATGGCACTGACAATTATGCGGTGTTGTTTGCTGATACAAATTTTTAA
- the LOC128205623 gene encoding uncharacterized protein LOC128205623 isoform X10 has product MKDGMMKMTGGTTLIAFTTLLLTLTSDASPIDKDNGDAAGTSGAAIGGVVGGGVSLLAIALAIGMFIRMWRRRRKDSNGGIEGDARADEEARTYEPLQKRTEQPIYQNANDNGTDNYAVLFADTNF; this is encoded by the exons AT GAAAGACGGAATGATGAAGATGACAGGTGGAACGACCTTGATTGCATTCACAACACTTCTTCTGACATTAA CATCCGACGCAAGCCCAATCGATAAAGACAATGGTGACGCTGCTGGAACGTCTGGAGCAGCAATAGGTGgcgttgttggtggtggtgtctCCCTTCTCGCAATTGCCCTTGCCATCGGGATGTTCATCCGTATGTGGAG AAGACGAAGAAAGGACAGTAACGGCGGCATAGAAGGAG ACGCTCGAGCAGACGAAGAAGCTAGAACATACGAACCGCTACAAAAACGGACAGAACAACCAATTTACCAGAATGCCAATGACAATGGCACTGACAATTATGCGGTGTTGTTTGCTGATACAAATTTTTAA
- the LOC128205623 gene encoding cell death abnormality protein 1-like isoform X4, with protein sequence MPRKDGMMKMTGGTTLIAFTTLLLTLIFQAWCQDFSPYPCSYKCKKSMCDLHGNCMECADQNFTGSTCDRCIEGKYGYQCDLNCPLRCLSCDSATKCSSCKKGFNGLTCSVKMECPDNCYNDACLSSGICESCKNGFFGHYCNMFCSENCKYSTCSQDGTCINGCKEGFRGARCEQKTCPVNCNQNNRCFGCYVSNFGPSCSLTCSLCKDNECSEHHLKAVKCVSPNGGFIGCIQAYGQFILECETGYQWTDAGCIDASDASPIDKDNGDAAGTSGAAIGGVVGGGVSLLAIALAIGMFIRMWRRRRKDSNGGIEGDARADEEARTYEPLQKRTEQPIYQNANDNGTDNYAVLFADTNF encoded by the exons ATGCCAAG GAAAGACGGAATGATGAAGATGACAGGTGGAACGACCTTGATTGCATTCACAACACTTCTTCTGACATTAA TTTTCCAGGCGTGGTGCCAAGACTTTTCCCCGTACCCCTGCAGTTATAAGTGCAAAAAATCAATGTGCGACTTACATGGAAATTGCATGGAATGCGCTGACCAAAATTTCACTGGTAGTACATGTGATAGATGCATTGAAGGAAAATATGGGTATCAGTGTGACTTAAATTGCCCGCTAAGATGTTTATCTTGTGATTCTGCAACTAAATGTAGTTCATGTAAAAAAGGGTTTAATGGTCTCACGTGCTCCGTGAAGATGGAATGCCCTGATAATTGCTACAACGATGCTTGTTTAAGCTCGGGTATATGTGAATCATGCAAGAACGGATTCTTTGGGcattattgcaatatgttttgttcAGAAAATTGCAAATACAGTACTTGCTCTCAGGATGGTACTTGTATTAACGGCTGTAAGGAAGGATTTCGTGGAGCAAGATGTGAACAAAAGACTTGTCCTGTTAATTGCAATCAAAACAATAGGTGCTTTGGATGTTATGTTAGTAATTTCGGGCCTTCATGTTCTCTTACctgtagcttatgtaaagataACGAATGCTCAGAACACCATCTTAAAGCCGTGAAATGCGTCTCTCCTAACGGTGGATTTATTGGTTGCATTCAAGCGTACGGCCAATTCATACTTGAATGTGAGACTGGGTACCAATGGACAGATGCAGGATGTATTGAtg CATCCGACGCAAGCCCAATCGATAAAGACAATGGTGACGCTGCTGGAACGTCTGGAGCAGCAATAGGTGgcgttgttggtggtggtgtctCCCTTCTCGCAATTGCCCTTGCCATCGGGATGTTCATCCGTATGTGGAG AAGACGAAGAAAGGACAGTAACGGCGGCATAGAAGGAG ACGCTCGAGCAGACGAAGAAGCTAGAACATACGAACCGCTACAAAAACGGACAGAACAACCAATTTACCAGAATGCCAATGACAATGGCACTGACAATTATGCGGTGTTGTTTGCTGATACAAATTTTTAA
- the LOC128205623 gene encoding cell death abnormality protein 1-like isoform X2: MRTSSAFWKDGMMKMTGGTTLIAFTTLLLTLIFQAWCQDFSPYPCSYKCKKSMCDLHGNCMECADQNFTGSTCDRCIEGKYGYQCDLNCPLRCLSCDSATKCSSCKKGFNGLTCSVKMECPDNCYNDACLSSGICESCKNGFFGHYCNMFCSENCKYSTCSQDGTCINGCKEGFRGARCEQKTCPVNCNQNNRCFGCYVSNFGPSCSLTCSLCKDNECSEHHLKAVKCVSPNGGFIGCIQAYGQFILECETGYQWTDAGCIDASDASPIDKDNGDAAGTSGAAIGGVVGGGVSLLAIALAIGMFIRMWRRRRKDSNGGIEGDARADEEARTYEPLQKRTEQPIYQNANDNGTDNYAVLFADTNF, translated from the exons ATGAGGACATCATCTGCATTTTG GAAAGACGGAATGATGAAGATGACAGGTGGAACGACCTTGATTGCATTCACAACACTTCTTCTGACATTAA TTTTCCAGGCGTGGTGCCAAGACTTTTCCCCGTACCCCTGCAGTTATAAGTGCAAAAAATCAATGTGCGACTTACATGGAAATTGCATGGAATGCGCTGACCAAAATTTCACTGGTAGTACATGTGATAGATGCATTGAAGGAAAATATGGGTATCAGTGTGACTTAAATTGCCCGCTAAGATGTTTATCTTGTGATTCTGCAACTAAATGTAGTTCATGTAAAAAAGGGTTTAATGGTCTCACGTGCTCCGTGAAGATGGAATGCCCTGATAATTGCTACAACGATGCTTGTTTAAGCTCGGGTATATGTGAATCATGCAAGAACGGATTCTTTGGGcattattgcaatatgttttgttcAGAAAATTGCAAATACAGTACTTGCTCTCAGGATGGTACTTGTATTAACGGCTGTAAGGAAGGATTTCGTGGAGCAAGATGTGAACAAAAGACTTGTCCTGTTAATTGCAATCAAAACAATAGGTGCTTTGGATGTTATGTTAGTAATTTCGGGCCTTCATGTTCTCTTACctgtagcttatgtaaagataACGAATGCTCAGAACACCATCTTAAAGCCGTGAAATGCGTCTCTCCTAACGGTGGATTTATTGGTTGCATTCAAGCGTACGGCCAATTCATACTTGAATGTGAGACTGGGTACCAATGGACAGATGCAGGATGTATTGAtg CATCCGACGCAAGCCCAATCGATAAAGACAATGGTGACGCTGCTGGAACGTCTGGAGCAGCAATAGGTGgcgttgttggtggtggtgtctCCCTTCTCGCAATTGCCCTTGCCATCGGGATGTTCATCCGTATGTGGAG AAGACGAAGAAAGGACAGTAACGGCGGCATAGAAGGAG ACGCTCGAGCAGACGAAGAAGCTAGAACATACGAACCGCTACAAAAACGGACAGAACAACCAATTTACCAGAATGCCAATGACAATGGCACTGACAATTATGCGGTGTTGTTTGCTGATACAAATTTTTAA
- the LOC128205623 gene encoding cell death abnormality protein 1-like isoform X6 produces the protein MMKMTGGTTLIAFTTLLLTLIFQAWCQDFSPYPCSYKCKKSMCDLHGNCMECADQNFTGSTCDRCIEGKYGYQCDLNCPLRCLSCDSATKCSSCKKGFNGLTCSVKMECPDNCYNDACLSSGICESCKNGFFGHYCNMFCSENCKYSTCSQDGTCINGCKEGFRGARCEQKTCPVNCNQNNRCFGCYVSNFGPSCSLTCSLCKDNECSEHHLKAVKCVSPNGGFIGCIQAYGQFILECETGYQWTDAGCIDASDASPIDKDNGDAAGTSGAAIGGVVGGGVSLLAIALAIGMFIRMWRRRRKDSNGGIEGDARADEEARTYEPLQKRTEQPIYQNANDNGTDNYAVLFADTNF, from the exons ATGATGAAGATGACAGGTGGAACGACCTTGATTGCATTCACAACACTTCTTCTGACATTAA TTTTCCAGGCGTGGTGCCAAGACTTTTCCCCGTACCCCTGCAGTTATAAGTGCAAAAAATCAATGTGCGACTTACATGGAAATTGCATGGAATGCGCTGACCAAAATTTCACTGGTAGTACATGTGATAGATGCATTGAAGGAAAATATGGGTATCAGTGTGACTTAAATTGCCCGCTAAGATGTTTATCTTGTGATTCTGCAACTAAATGTAGTTCATGTAAAAAAGGGTTTAATGGTCTCACGTGCTCCGTGAAGATGGAATGCCCTGATAATTGCTACAACGATGCTTGTTTAAGCTCGGGTATATGTGAATCATGCAAGAACGGATTCTTTGGGcattattgcaatatgttttgttcAGAAAATTGCAAATACAGTACTTGCTCTCAGGATGGTACTTGTATTAACGGCTGTAAGGAAGGATTTCGTGGAGCAAGATGTGAACAAAAGACTTGTCCTGTTAATTGCAATCAAAACAATAGGTGCTTTGGATGTTATGTTAGTAATTTCGGGCCTTCATGTTCTCTTACctgtagcttatgtaaagataACGAATGCTCAGAACACCATCTTAAAGCCGTGAAATGCGTCTCTCCTAACGGTGGATTTATTGGTTGCATTCAAGCGTACGGCCAATTCATACTTGAATGTGAGACTGGGTACCAATGGACAGATGCAGGATGTATTGAtg CATCCGACGCAAGCCCAATCGATAAAGACAATGGTGACGCTGCTGGAACGTCTGGAGCAGCAATAGGTGgcgttgttggtggtggtgtctCCCTTCTCGCAATTGCCCTTGCCATCGGGATGTTCATCCGTATGTGGAG AAGACGAAGAAAGGACAGTAACGGCGGCATAGAAGGAG ACGCTCGAGCAGACGAAGAAGCTAGAACATACGAACCGCTACAAAAACGGACAGAACAACCAATTTACCAGAATGCCAATGACAATGGCACTGACAATTATGCGGTGTTGTTTGCTGATACAAATTTTTAA